In Melanotaenia boesemani isolate fMelBoe1 chromosome 16, fMelBoe1.pri, whole genome shotgun sequence, the following proteins share a genomic window:
- the LOC121656137 gene encoding uncharacterized protein LOC121656137: MSDSEDPLRSLDDLVDQYGLHDHLYSLGDLTGEVEEGAAAVSAPPPEPRVRWRKRNSDGKVLSLRPRSSRNQSNQAVHSRKTDPPFSAPHSTSEVAFAPETVECFLRDLQRSLNDAGDEQETSRPPLQSSSNWSTRKSVLLESWRAERHRLVDTVVLQEYVAAHTCQQCGINPADVRCCDHGHSSVLNVTLTCTPDTSFITEKQ, encoded by the exons ATGAGTGATTCAGAAGATCCACTTAGGAGCCTGGATGACCTGGTTGATCAGTATGGGCTTCATGATCACCTCTACAGTCTTGGGGACTTAACTGGTGAGGTTGAGGAAGGGGCGGCGGCAGTATCAGCACCACCACCTGAACCAAGGGTGAGGTGGAGAAAGAGAAACAGCGATGGAAAAGTGCTCTCTCTAAGGCCAAGATCAAGCAGGAATCAGTCAAATCAGG CTGTTCACAGTCGCAAGACTGATCCTCCCTTCAGCGCTCCTCACAGTACAAGTGAGGTGGCCTTTGCTCCAGAAACTGTTG AATGTTTTCTACGAGATCTTCAGCGCTCGCTGAATGATGCTGGTGATGAGCAGGAAACATCAAGACCACCTCTTCAGTCTTCCTCCAACTGGAGCACACGAAAAAGTGTCTTGTTAGAGAGCTGGAGGGCAGAGAGACACCGTCTTGTGGACACCGTGGTTTTACAAGAATATGTGGCTGCACACACCTGCCAGCAGTGTGGGATCAATCCAGCTGATGTCCGTTGCTGTGACCACGGCCATTCTTCTGTGCTGAATGTGACGTTGACATGCACACCAGACACGTCCTTTATAACAGAGAAGCAATGA